One Ogataea parapolymorpha DL-1 chromosome VI, whole genome shotgun sequence DNA window includes the following coding sequences:
- a CDS encoding Dolichyl-phosphate-mannose--protein mannosyltransferase 4, whose translation MAPKQRLPAKSSVRDQSAKLIDTNSVIDPAMDKYYQLTSVVLTFLALATRFYFIWYPDEVVFDEVHFGKFASYYLERTYFFDLHPPFAKLLIAFVGYLVGFNGKFKFDNIGDSYITNSVPYIPLRALSATLGALTVPLIFNTMKECGYSIPTCTFAALLVLFDNAHVAETRLILLDATLIVSVAASVYCYVKFVKQRNQPFSRNWYKWLFLTGFSLSCVISTKYVGVFTFACIGVAVIWDLWELLDIKKGLTIRIFARHVVHRAIGLIVFPFMIYLGWFYIHFAILTKSGPGDAFMSSDFQETLGDSPLAREAKEVQYHDIITIKHRDTECLLHSHTFHYPLRYDDGRISSQGQQVTCVKDFEDENNYWQILPALPYPDGQLQGQTVKQGDTIRLKHVATDGYLLTHDVASPLYPTNEEFTVINIEEGETTRFNDTLFRLDPFDKRKSDVLKTKASVVKFFHVPTIVTMWTHDDQLLPEWGFNQQEVNGNKKVGDADNYWTIDTIIGLSDKRAEYVPKEVKQLPFMTKWYELQMTMFEQNNKLSSSHPFASLPESWPLSLSGVSFWTKAETREQIYFIGNLFGWWLEVGLLMTYLGILLADQVTRRREIYVLNNKSRARLYKSIGFFFCGWATHYFPFFLMNRQRFLHHYLPAHLLAAMFSAALLEFLFTDNRTEEFRDPKDTTKAGSIYWIPYISVLVLLTAALVSMFIYLAPLTYGNVSLSVPEVLQRQFFDIKLHFAK comes from the coding sequence ATGGCTCCTAAACAGAGGTTGCCTGCTAAAAGCTCTGTACGTGATCAGTCAGCTAAGCTGATTGATACAAACTCGGTAATTGATCCGGCCATGGACAAGTATTACCAGCTGACGAGCGTCGTGCTCACTTTCCTGGCCCTGGCCACAAGATTCTATTTCATCTGGTACCCCGACGAAgtggtgtttgacgaggtTCATTTCGGAAAATTTGCATCTTACTACCTAGAGCGGACCTACTTCTTTGATCTACACCCGCCCTTTGCCAAACTATTGATTGCCTTTGTGGGATACCTTGTTGGATTCAATGGAAAGTTCAAATTTGATAATATTGGGGACAGCTACATCACTAATTCTGTCCCATATATTCCATTGAGGGCATTGTCTGCGACCCTCGGAGCACTCACAGTTCCTCTGATCTTCAACACCATGAAGGAATGCGGTTACTCGATTCCAACGTGTACTTTCGCGGCGCTCCTCGTGCTTTTTGACAATGCCCACGTCGCAGAAACCAGATTGATCCTGTTGGACGCAACACTGATTGTCTCTGTTGCTGCCTCAGTCTACTGCTATGTCAAGTTTGTGAAGCAAAGAAACCAGCCATTTTCTCGTAATTGGTACAAATGGCTTTTCCTCACTGGGTTTTCTCTTTCCTGTGTCATTTCCACCAAATATGTTGGTGTCTTCACTTTTGCATGCATTGGAGTGGCTGTCATTTGGGACCTGTGGGAACTTTTGGACATCAAGAAAGGCCTCACAATTAGAATATTTGCTAGGCATGTTGTTCACAGAGCCATTGGGTTAATTGTATTCCCTTTCATGATCTACCTTGGCTGGTTCTATATCCATTTTGCGATTCTCACAAAGTCTGGACCGGGCGATGCCTTCATGTCTTCTGATTTCCAGGAGACTCTTGGAGACTCTCCACTTGCTCGAGAGGCCAAAGAGGTTCAATACCACGACATCATTACCATCAAACACAGAGATACTGAATGCCTACTCCATTCTCATACTTTCCATTATCCGTTAAGGTATGACGACGGAAGAATTTCTTCGCAAGGTCAGCAAGTCACCTGTGTTAAAGATTTTGAAGACGAAAACAATTACTGGCAAATCCTTCCTGCTCTTCCGTATCCAGATGGCCAACTTCAAGGCCAAACTGTCAAGCAAGGAGACACAATCAGACTGAAACACGTTGCTACTGATGGCTACCTGCTGACTCACGACGTCGCTTCTCCATTGTATCCTACTAACGAGGAATTTACCGTCATCAACattgaagaaggagaaaccACCAGATTTAATGACACATTATTCAGACTTGATCCATTCGACAAGAGAAAAAGTGATGTCCTCAAGACTAAAGCTTCGGTTGTCAAATTCTTCCATGTTCCTACCATCGTGACCATGTGGACTCACGACGATCAGCTCCTGCCAGAATGGGGTTTCAACCAGCAAGAGGTCAACGGTAACAAGAAAGTGGGCGATGCAGACAACTACTGGACAATCGACACTATTATCGGTCTCTCCGATAAGCGCGCGGAATACGTTCCTAAGGAAGTCAAGCAGTTGCCATTCATGACGAAGTGGTACGAGCTGCAAATGACCATGTTTGAACAGAACAACAAGTTGAGCTCCTCACATCCATTTGCTTCCCTCCCTGAATCCTGGCCGCTTTCGTTATCTGGCGTGTCCTTTTGGACCAAGGCGGAAACCAGGGAACAAATCTATTTCATTGGAAACTTATTTGGATGGTGGCTCGAAGTGGGTCTTCTAATGACCTACTTAGGAATCTTGTTGGCCGATCAGGTcaccagaagaagagaaatcTATGTTCTGAACAACAAGTCCAGAGCTCGATTGTACAAAAGCATCGGATTCTTCTTTTGTGGCTGGGCCACCCACTACTTCCCATTCTTCCTCATGAATAGACAGCGTTTCCTTCACCATTACCTTCCTGCTCATTTATTGGCAGCCATGTTCTCGGCTGCCCTGCTGGAGTTTTTATTCACTGATAACAGAACTGAGGAATTTAGAGATCCTAAAGACACTACCAAGGCTGGCAGCATATACTGGATTCCATACATTTCAGTACTTGTGCTACTCACTGCTGCCTTGGTGAGTATGTTCATTTACCTAGCTCCTCTTACTTACGGAAATGTGTCCCTGTCTGTTCCAGAAGTTTTGCAAAGACAATTCTTCGATATCAAATTGCATTTCGCTAAATAA
- a CDS encoding Nudix hydrolase, protein MSFLDAIKRMDVVPYPHEEGYDTFQESVYVLYSHDRSFQLGYLLPLVVTELDRSGLVSVDKSNRSIQLSPELSTVELRSDKLNQMAMEWKNAGLFSTLEGWRNELYTIYSPDKEPYMYLERALCPLLGVVMYGVHINGYVRTKEGLKLWIPRRSATKQTFPGMLDNTVAGGLGYPHGLMETCIKECYEEAGLTEDVVKQNLRNVGVMSFFYQSEKGDYTSEAGLLQPEVEYLYDLEMSGKTLPSPVDGEAEDFQLLDIPKICDLVKSGHFTPTCSGVIIDFLMRHGYILPETEPHYIEVAARLHRNLPFPLR, encoded by the coding sequence ATGTCGTTCCTAGATGCGATCAAAAGAATGGATGTCGTGCCTTATCCTCATGAGGAAGGTTACGACACCTTTCAAGAGTCTGTCTATGTGTTATACTCTCATGACCGCAGTTTTCAGTTAGGCTATCTGCTTCCACTTGTCGTCACGGAATTAGATCGTTCAGGCCTTGTATCTGTGGACAAAAGTAACCGAAGCATTCAACTTTCTCCAGAACTATCCACTGTGGAGCTCAGATCTGACAAGCTGAATCAAATGGCCATGGAATGGAAGAACGCGGGGTTATTTTCCACTCTCGAAGGGTGGAGAAACGAGTTGTACACGATATATTCGCCCGACAAGGAGCCGTACATGTACTTGGAGCGAGCGCTATGTCCTCTTCTGGGCGTGGTAATGTACGGAGTTCACATTAACGGTTACGTACGTACCAAGGAAGGTTTGAAGCTCTGGATTCCTAGAAGATCTGCCACCAAACAAACGTTTCCAGGGATGCTCGACAACACCGTAGCCGGTGGACTTGGTTACCCGCACGGGCTAATGGAAACGTGCATTAAAGAGTGCTATGAAGAGGCAGGATTGACGGAGGACGTCGTCAAGCAGAATCTGCGCAACGTTGGCGTGATGTCTTTCTTCTACCAGTCAGAAAAAGGAGATTATACTTCAGAGGCTGGCTTGCTGCAGCCCGAGGTGGAATATCTCTACGACTTGGAAATGAGCGGCAAGACGCTCCCAAGTCCCGTGGATGGTGAAGCTGAGGATTTTCAGTTGCTGGATATTCCCAAAATATGTGATCTTGTTAAATCCGGGCATTTTACGCCAACGTGCTCAGGTGTTATAATAGACTTCTTGATGAGACATGGGTATATCTTACCGGAAACTGAGCCCCATTATATTGAGGTTGCTGCTAGATTACACAGAAATTTGCCATTTCCTCTTCGCTAG